A genome region from Calliopsis andreniformis isolate RMS-2024a chromosome 2, iyCalAndr_principal, whole genome shotgun sequence includes the following:
- the LOC143188518 gene encoding arf-GAP with dual PH domain-containing protein 1: protein MRCLLHPLAPRTRAINHYCFNMADVNEKLLAELLKKPGNNVCADCGAKNPEWASYNIGIFVCTRCAGIHRSMGAHISKVKHLKLDRWEDSQVNRMREVGNVAARLHYEERVPPCYRRPSPDAPQVLVEQWIRAKYEREEFCHPERQNHYVSGFMEGFLMKRGKEDSRYHPRKFVLCEADDTLKYHVKENKEPKAVLRISELNVAFAPPKTGNQNSLQISFMKDGTTRHIYVYHEDPEVITNWYLAIRCAKLHRLQVAYPGATEAELLSQLTRDFPREGFLWKTGPRHTDAYKKRWFTLDGRKLMYHDDPMDAHPKGEIFLGHSLDGFAVKTGVPAGARDQGFSFTLETPDRTYLLSAQSDDDRTQWMNVIQKVIEKPLTPQDATVAARLIRKRTASGTMNIFSSTR from the exons ATGCGTTGCTTATTACACCCGTTGGCCCCCCGTACGCGAGCGATAAATCACTAC TGTTTCAACATGGCCGACGTGAACGAGAAGTTATTAGCGGAACTCCTGAAAAAACCTGGAAATAATGTGTGCGCGGATTGTGGGGCAAAAA ATCCAGAGTGGGCTTCTTATAACATAGGAATATTTGTATGCACAAGATGTGCAGGCATACATAGATCAATGGGTGCACATATTTCCAAAGTTAAACATTTGAAACTAGACAGGTGGGAAGATTCACAAGTGAATAGAATGAGAGAAGTTGGTAATGTTGCTGCTAGGCTTCATTATGAGGAACGTGTACCTCCATGTTATCGCAGACCAAGCCCAGATGCACCACA agtattggtggagcaatggataAGAGCAAAGTATGAGAGAGAAGAGTTTTGTCATCCAGAGAGGCAGAATCATTATGTTTCAGGGTTTATGGAAGGATTTTTAATGAAAAGGGGTAAAGAAGATTCGCGTTATCATCCTCGAAAATTTGTCCTTTGCGAAGCAGATGATACCCTTAAGTATCATGTTAAAGAGAACAAG GAACCCAAAGCTGTTCTTAGAATATCAGAATTGAATGTAGCTTTTGCTCCTCCTAAAACTGGCAATCAAAATAGTTTACAAATATCATTCATGAAAGATGGTACAACAAGACATATCTATGTATACCATGAAGATCCAGAAGTGATCACGAACTGGTATCTAGCAATACGATGTGCAAAGCTGCATAGATTGCAGGTTGCATATCCAGGTGCAACTGAAGCTGAACTTCTGTCCCAGCTTACTAGAGACTTTCCACGTGAAGGATTTTTATGGAAAACTGGACCTAGACATACAGATGCTTATAAAAAACGGTGGTTCACGTTAGATGGAAGAAAACTTATGTACCATGATGATCCCATG GATGCACATCCAAAAGGTGAAATCTTTTTGGGTCATAGTTTAGATGGCTTTGCAGTGAAAACAGGGGTACCTGCAGGTGCAAGGGATCAAGGATTTTCGTTTACTCTTGAAACACCAGATAGAACTTATCTGCTGTCTGCTCAAAGTGATGATGATAGAACGCAGTGGATGAACGTAATTCAAAAGGTGATAGAAAAACCACTAACGCCACAAGATGCAACTG TGGCTGCACGTCTTATAAGAAAACGCACAGCTAGTGGAACAATGAATATATTTTCTTCTACAAGGTAG
- the Hfw gene encoding leucine-rich repeat domain-containing protein hfw isoform X1 — protein MTSLHTCIQMQKMQWFAIMMCFYAGVASARTEEDQQASSTSITGMSGGLLEQCFHQQASECPNVETTGCSCKKIILSHNNPEDNAVLCCNLDMKNFESEILCTGFPSNISYVHIRNATLDVLNVSEKRWRRLKSLAITDGRINRVKGQFRMMTPTQCLNLSNNALIEVENNSLTRLAQLTTLDLSYNNLTHLPALNTMNGREFWLDISGTNTLWCHDIYQYINKTGEKQINFNRENETVCSASKTWHWFNTTEQVPLKQVRYLSLLQTECPKGDTWQCQCNFRRLDIVEGKPPTLAVNVDCSGIQITELPEKLPRNTIALNVSYNNITALDDLSTNPCYEDIREFYADYNNISSINKLEGSKFLDNYAFLSLRYNKIKSLPTYILSPNTHDKSFISSRFVKLGGNELHCDCNTAKYLKVWLQTRILDSDEVLCENVKEKVVDLEPSKMCVYPGDWTDYIYYIIATEVVLLISLIAKVSYDYWIFKTAGYLPWPANKMPKLPCDWLCET, from the exons ATGACAAGTCTTCACACCTGCATTCAAATGCAAAAG aTGCAGTGGTTTGCCATTATGATGTGCTTCTATGCGGGAGTAGCAAGTGCACGGACAGAAGAAGATCAGCAagcatcttcaacctcaattacAGGAATGTCTGGTGGACTTTTGGAACAATGTTTCCACCAACAAGCTAGCGAATGCCCCAATGTTGAAACAACAGGGTGTTCTTGCAAGAAAATCATTCTTAGTCACAACAATCCTGAGGACAATGCTGTTCTTTGTTGTAACTTGGATATGAAGAACTTTGAATCAGAAATTTTATGCACAG GATTTCCATCAAATATCTCTTACGTACATATAAGAAATGCAACATTAGATGTATTGAATGTAAGTGAAAAACGATGGAGAAGATTAAAGTCACTTGCAATTACTGATGGAAGGATTAATCGTGTGAAAGGACAGTTTCGGATGATGACACCAACACAATGTTTAAATCTCTCAAATAATGCTCTCATTGAAGTAGAAAATAACTCTCTTACTCGGTTAGCTCAACTTACTACTCTGGATCTATCTTACAACAACTTGACACACTTACCAGCTTTAAATACAATGAATGGTCGTGAATTTTGGCTGGATATTTCAG GAACCAATACACTTTGGTGTCATGACATCTATCAATACATTAATAAAACAGGAGAAAAACAAATTAACTTCAACCGTGAAAATGAAACAGTATGTTCAGCAAGTAAAACATGGCATTGGTTTAATACCACTGAACAAGTTCCTCTTAAACAAGTTCGATATCTTAGCTTG TTACAAACAGAATGTCCCAAAGGGGATACTTGGCAATGCCAATGTAATTTCAGAAGACTAGATATTGTTGAAGGTAAACCACCAACTTTAGCAGTAAATGTAGATTGCAGTGGTATCCAAATTACTGAATTACCCGAAAAATTACCACGAAATACTATAGCGTTGAATGTGTCGTACAATAAC ATTACTGCATTAGATGACCTCAGTACCAATCCCTGTTACGAAGATATCAGAGAATTTTATGCAGACTACAATAACATATCATCTATAAATAAACTAGAAGGATCCAAATTTTTGGATAACTACGCCTTCCTTAGTTTACGATATAACAAAATTAAATCT CTTCCAACATATATATTAAGTCCTAATACTCATGACAAAAGTTTCATTAGTTCGCGATTCGTGAAGCTAGGAGGAAATGAGCTTCATTGTGATTGCAATACAGCTAAATATTTAAAG GTGTGGTTACAAACGCGTATATTAGATTCGGATGAAGTGCTCTGTGAGAATGTAAAAGAAAAAGTCGTTGATTTGGAGCCTTCGAAGATGTGCGTCTATCCTGGTGATTGGACTGACTACATTTACTACATCATTGCTACTGAGGTTGTACTTTTAATAAGTTTAATAGCTAAGGTATCTTACGATTATTGGATCTTTAAAACGGCGGGTTATCTTCCATGGCCTGCGAATAAAATGCCAAAATTGCCTTGTGATTGGTTGTGCGAAAcgtaa
- the Ais gene encoding DExD-box helicase 52 isoform X2, with translation MDAYELFRKLSTGVKFDKKRFQTDAERFQLAKKKTENTLENEGKNADISYSPDSSSLPMKRKYNEVDEETENTDELILLNGISVPKDGSKVKSKKRKESLTEDKLLKLQQEKINQFRNQHRISVTGNRVVEPISKFIELSTVYHVPEQLINNVMNCGYVHPTPIQMQAMPVMLQGRQILACAPTGSGKTAAFLLPIIHHLGGPQKKGFRAVILSPTRELAKQTYRECVRLSEGYDFRVHIISKVNQALNKYGPKSSQKFDILITTPRRIIFLLNQDPPAISLNNVEWLIVDEADKLFEDGTRSFRDQLEEISKACTNENLRRAMFSATNTPVVTKWCRQNLKGLVTVTVGHRNAATDLVEQELLFVGAERGKLVALRNIIQKGVLPPVLVFVQSKERAQELFNELIYDGINVDVIHADRTQTQRDNVVRCFREGKIWVLICTELMARGIDFKGVNLVINYDFPPSAISYVHRIGRTGRAGHRGKAITFFTEQDTTNLRSRGNARVWM, from the exons ATGGATGCATACGAACTTTTTCGAAAGCTTTCTACTGGCGTAAAATTTGACAAGAAGCGGTTTCAAACCGATGCAGAAAGATTTCAG ctTGCTAAAAAGAAAACTGAAAATACGCTTGAAAATGAGGGAAAAAATGCTGACATATCCTATAGCCCAGATTCTTCAAGTTTGCCAATGAAGAGGAAATACAATGAAGTTGATGAAGAAACAGAAAACACTGATGAGTTAATATTACTTAATGGAATATCTGTTCCTAAAGATGGAAGTAAAGTAAAGTCTAAAAAACGTAAAGAATCTCTAACTGAAGACAAGCTATTGAAGCTACAACAAGAAAag ATTAATCAATTTCGAAATCAACATCGTATCAGTGTTACAGGTAATAGAGTAGTTGAACCTATATCAAAATTTATAGAATTGTCAACAGTCTATCATGTACCTgaacaattaataaataatgttatGAATTGTGGCTATGTACATCCTACACCGATTCAGATGcaggctatgcctgttatgttgcaa GGAAGACAAATATTAGCTTGTGCTCCAACAGGATCTGGAAAGACAGCTGCTTTTTTATTGCCAATAATTCACCATTTAGGTGGACCACAGAAAAAAGGATTCAGAGCTGTTATTTTAAGTCCTACAAGAGAATTAGCTAAACAAACATATAGAGAATGTGTACGACTTAGTGAAGGATATGATTTCAGAGTTCATATTATAAGCAAAGTGAATCAGGCATTAAACAAATATGGACCTAAAAGTTCACAGAAATTTG ACATACTAATTACTACTCCAAGAAGgataatatttcttttaaatCAAGATCCTCCAGCTATTTCTTTGAACAA CGTTGAGTGGCTAATTGTAGATGAGGCAGATAAACTGTTTGAAGATGGAACCCGGAGCTTTAGAGATCAATTAGAAGAAATATCGAAAGCATGTACAAATGAAAATTTGCGAAGAGCGATGTTTAGCGCGACTAATACTCCTGTAGTAACAAAGTGGTGTCGACAAAACTTGAAGGGCCTTGTAACCGTCACCGTTGGTCACAG GAATGCTGCAACTGATTTAGTAGAACAAGAACTTCTATTTGTAGGAGCAGAAAGAGGGAAACTCGTAGCGCTCAGAAATATCATTCAAAAG GGAGTACTGCCACCTGTACTAGTGTTTGTACAAAGTAAAGAACGAGCTCAAGAACTATTTAATgaacttatatatgatggaattaATGTTGATGTTATTCATGCTGATAGAACACAGACGCAG CGAGACAATGTTGTTCGTTGCTTCAGAGAAGGGAAGATATGGGTATTGATATGTACAGAATTAATGGCAAGAGGTATTGACTTTAAAGGTGTAAACCTTGTCATTAACTACGATTTTCCACCATCTGCTATTTCTTACGTACACAGAATTG GTCGTACTGGCAGAGCTGGACATAGAGGAAAAGCGATTACCTTCTTTACCGAACAAGACACTACAAATTTGAGAAG CCGCGGTAATGCGAGAGTCTGGATGTGA
- the Hfw gene encoding leucine-rich repeat domain-containing protein hfw isoform X3, producing the protein MQWFAIMMCFYAGVASARTEEDQQASSTSITGMSGGLLEQCFHQQASECPNVETTGCSCKKIILSHNNPEDNAVLCCNLDMKNFESEILCTGFPSNISYVHIRNATLDVLNVSEKRWRRLKSLAITDGRINRVKGQFRMMTPTQCLNLSNNALIEVENNSLTRLAQLTTLDLSYNNLTHLPALNTMNGREFWLDISGTNTLWCHDIYQYINKTGEKQINFNRENETVCSASKTWHWFNTTEQVPLKQVRYLSLLQTECPKGDTWQCQCNFRRLDIVEGKPPTLAVNVDCSGIQITELPEKLPRNTIALNVSYNNITALDDLSTNPCYEDIREFYADYNNISSINKLEGSKFLDNYAFLSLRYNKIKSLPTYILSPNTHDKSFISSRFVKLGGNELHCDCNTAKYLKVWLQTRILDSDEVLCENVKEKVVDLEPSKMCVYPGDWTDYIYYIIATEVVLLISLIAKVSYDYWIFKTAGYLPWPANKMPKLPCDWLCET; encoded by the exons aTGCAGTGGTTTGCCATTATGATGTGCTTCTATGCGGGAGTAGCAAGTGCACGGACAGAAGAAGATCAGCAagcatcttcaacctcaattacAGGAATGTCTGGTGGACTTTTGGAACAATGTTTCCACCAACAAGCTAGCGAATGCCCCAATGTTGAAACAACAGGGTGTTCTTGCAAGAAAATCATTCTTAGTCACAACAATCCTGAGGACAATGCTGTTCTTTGTTGTAACTTGGATATGAAGAACTTTGAATCAGAAATTTTATGCACAG GATTTCCATCAAATATCTCTTACGTACATATAAGAAATGCAACATTAGATGTATTGAATGTAAGTGAAAAACGATGGAGAAGATTAAAGTCACTTGCAATTACTGATGGAAGGATTAATCGTGTGAAAGGACAGTTTCGGATGATGACACCAACACAATGTTTAAATCTCTCAAATAATGCTCTCATTGAAGTAGAAAATAACTCTCTTACTCGGTTAGCTCAACTTACTACTCTGGATCTATCTTACAACAACTTGACACACTTACCAGCTTTAAATACAATGAATGGTCGTGAATTTTGGCTGGATATTTCAG GAACCAATACACTTTGGTGTCATGACATCTATCAATACATTAATAAAACAGGAGAAAAACAAATTAACTTCAACCGTGAAAATGAAACAGTATGTTCAGCAAGTAAAACATGGCATTGGTTTAATACCACTGAACAAGTTCCTCTTAAACAAGTTCGATATCTTAGCTTG TTACAAACAGAATGTCCCAAAGGGGATACTTGGCAATGCCAATGTAATTTCAGAAGACTAGATATTGTTGAAGGTAAACCACCAACTTTAGCAGTAAATGTAGATTGCAGTGGTATCCAAATTACTGAATTACCCGAAAAATTACCACGAAATACTATAGCGTTGAATGTGTCGTACAATAAC ATTACTGCATTAGATGACCTCAGTACCAATCCCTGTTACGAAGATATCAGAGAATTTTATGCAGACTACAATAACATATCATCTATAAATAAACTAGAAGGATCCAAATTTTTGGATAACTACGCCTTCCTTAGTTTACGATATAACAAAATTAAATCT CTTCCAACATATATATTAAGTCCTAATACTCATGACAAAAGTTTCATTAGTTCGCGATTCGTGAAGCTAGGAGGAAATGAGCTTCATTGTGATTGCAATACAGCTAAATATTTAAAG GTGTGGTTACAAACGCGTATATTAGATTCGGATGAAGTGCTCTGTGAGAATGTAAAAGAAAAAGTCGTTGATTTGGAGCCTTCGAAGATGTGCGTCTATCCTGGTGATTGGACTGACTACATTTACTACATCATTGCTACTGAGGTTGTACTTTTAATAAGTTTAATAGCTAAGGTATCTTACGATTATTGGATCTTTAAAACGGCGGGTTATCTTCCATGGCCTGCGAATAAAATGCCAAAATTGCCTTGTGATTGGTTGTGCGAAAcgtaa
- the Hfw gene encoding leucine-rich repeat domain-containing protein hfw isoform X2 — MKMQWFAIMMCFYAGVASARTEEDQQASSTSITGMSGGLLEQCFHQQASECPNVETTGCSCKKIILSHNNPEDNAVLCCNLDMKNFESEILCTGFPSNISYVHIRNATLDVLNVSEKRWRRLKSLAITDGRINRVKGQFRMMTPTQCLNLSNNALIEVENNSLTRLAQLTTLDLSYNNLTHLPALNTMNGREFWLDISGTNTLWCHDIYQYINKTGEKQINFNRENETVCSASKTWHWFNTTEQVPLKQVRYLSLLQTECPKGDTWQCQCNFRRLDIVEGKPPTLAVNVDCSGIQITELPEKLPRNTIALNVSYNNITALDDLSTNPCYEDIREFYADYNNISSINKLEGSKFLDNYAFLSLRYNKIKSLPTYILSPNTHDKSFISSRFVKLGGNELHCDCNTAKYLKVWLQTRILDSDEVLCENVKEKVVDLEPSKMCVYPGDWTDYIYYIIATEVVLLISLIAKVSYDYWIFKTAGYLPWPANKMPKLPCDWLCET; from the exons ATGAAG aTGCAGTGGTTTGCCATTATGATGTGCTTCTATGCGGGAGTAGCAAGTGCACGGACAGAAGAAGATCAGCAagcatcttcaacctcaattacAGGAATGTCTGGTGGACTTTTGGAACAATGTTTCCACCAACAAGCTAGCGAATGCCCCAATGTTGAAACAACAGGGTGTTCTTGCAAGAAAATCATTCTTAGTCACAACAATCCTGAGGACAATGCTGTTCTTTGTTGTAACTTGGATATGAAGAACTTTGAATCAGAAATTTTATGCACAG GATTTCCATCAAATATCTCTTACGTACATATAAGAAATGCAACATTAGATGTATTGAATGTAAGTGAAAAACGATGGAGAAGATTAAAGTCACTTGCAATTACTGATGGAAGGATTAATCGTGTGAAAGGACAGTTTCGGATGATGACACCAACACAATGTTTAAATCTCTCAAATAATGCTCTCATTGAAGTAGAAAATAACTCTCTTACTCGGTTAGCTCAACTTACTACTCTGGATCTATCTTACAACAACTTGACACACTTACCAGCTTTAAATACAATGAATGGTCGTGAATTTTGGCTGGATATTTCAG GAACCAATACACTTTGGTGTCATGACATCTATCAATACATTAATAAAACAGGAGAAAAACAAATTAACTTCAACCGTGAAAATGAAACAGTATGTTCAGCAAGTAAAACATGGCATTGGTTTAATACCACTGAACAAGTTCCTCTTAAACAAGTTCGATATCTTAGCTTG TTACAAACAGAATGTCCCAAAGGGGATACTTGGCAATGCCAATGTAATTTCAGAAGACTAGATATTGTTGAAGGTAAACCACCAACTTTAGCAGTAAATGTAGATTGCAGTGGTATCCAAATTACTGAATTACCCGAAAAATTACCACGAAATACTATAGCGTTGAATGTGTCGTACAATAAC ATTACTGCATTAGATGACCTCAGTACCAATCCCTGTTACGAAGATATCAGAGAATTTTATGCAGACTACAATAACATATCATCTATAAATAAACTAGAAGGATCCAAATTTTTGGATAACTACGCCTTCCTTAGTTTACGATATAACAAAATTAAATCT CTTCCAACATATATATTAAGTCCTAATACTCATGACAAAAGTTTCATTAGTTCGCGATTCGTGAAGCTAGGAGGAAATGAGCTTCATTGTGATTGCAATACAGCTAAATATTTAAAG GTGTGGTTACAAACGCGTATATTAGATTCGGATGAAGTGCTCTGTGAGAATGTAAAAGAAAAAGTCGTTGATTTGGAGCCTTCGAAGATGTGCGTCTATCCTGGTGATTGGACTGACTACATTTACTACATCATTGCTACTGAGGTTGTACTTTTAATAAGTTTAATAGCTAAGGTATCTTACGATTATTGGATCTTTAAAACGGCGGGTTATCTTCCATGGCCTGCGAATAAAATGCCAAAATTGCCTTGTGATTGGTTGTGCGAAAcgtaa
- the Ais gene encoding DExD-box helicase 52 isoform X3: protein MQAMPVMLQGRQILACAPTGSGKTAAFLLPIIHHLGGPQKKGFRAVILSPTRELAKQTYRECVRLSEGYDFRVHIISKVNQALNKYGPKSSQKFDILITTPRRIIFLLNQDPPAISLNNVEWLIVDEADKLFEDGTRSFRDQLEEISKACTNENLRRAMFSATNTPVVTKWCRQNLKGLVTVTVGHRNAATDLVEQELLFVGAERGKLVALRNIIQKGVLPPVLVFVQSKERAQELFNELIYDGINVDVIHADRTQTQRDNVVRCFREGKIWVLICTELMARGIDFKGVNLVINYDFPPSAISYVHRIGRTGRAGHRGKAITFFTEQDTTNLRSIAAVMRESGCDVPDYMLAMKKHSKKERRKLERKAPAREKISTIPKFKRVRNKENKRKLPVNISEAKPQKNVRKKKEKTNTEIEMGKTSKRTENKEKQTKRIRKSMVPAKKKLGVLKQCVSKDKKIVKRKNKLLTKKSKIANSESIRT from the exons ATGcaggctatgcctgttatgttgcaa GGAAGACAAATATTAGCTTGTGCTCCAACAGGATCTGGAAAGACAGCTGCTTTTTTATTGCCAATAATTCACCATTTAGGTGGACCACAGAAAAAAGGATTCAGAGCTGTTATTTTAAGTCCTACAAGAGAATTAGCTAAACAAACATATAGAGAATGTGTACGACTTAGTGAAGGATATGATTTCAGAGTTCATATTATAAGCAAAGTGAATCAGGCATTAAACAAATATGGACCTAAAAGTTCACAGAAATTTG ACATACTAATTACTACTCCAAGAAGgataatatttcttttaaatCAAGATCCTCCAGCTATTTCTTTGAACAA CGTTGAGTGGCTAATTGTAGATGAGGCAGATAAACTGTTTGAAGATGGAACCCGGAGCTTTAGAGATCAATTAGAAGAAATATCGAAAGCATGTACAAATGAAAATTTGCGAAGAGCGATGTTTAGCGCGACTAATACTCCTGTAGTAACAAAGTGGTGTCGACAAAACTTGAAGGGCCTTGTAACCGTCACCGTTGGTCACAG GAATGCTGCAACTGATTTAGTAGAACAAGAACTTCTATTTGTAGGAGCAGAAAGAGGGAAACTCGTAGCGCTCAGAAATATCATTCAAAAG GGAGTACTGCCACCTGTACTAGTGTTTGTACAAAGTAAAGAACGAGCTCAAGAACTATTTAATgaacttatatatgatggaattaATGTTGATGTTATTCATGCTGATAGAACACAGACGCAG CGAGACAATGTTGTTCGTTGCTTCAGAGAAGGGAAGATATGGGTATTGATATGTACAGAATTAATGGCAAGAGGTATTGACTTTAAAGGTGTAAACCTTGTCATTAACTACGATTTTCCACCATCTGCTATTTCTTACGTACACAGAATTG GTCGTACTGGCAGAGCTGGACATAGAGGAAAAGCGATTACCTTCTTTACCGAACAAGACACTACAAATTTGAGAAG TATAGCCGCGGTAATGCGAGAGTCTGGATGTGATGTTCCTGATTACATGTTAGCTATGAAAAAGCATAGTAAAAAGGAGAGACGGAAGCTCGAGCGTAAAGCTCCTGCTAGAGAAAAAATATCCACTATACCAAAGTTCAAGCGTGTGCGCAATAAAGAAAACAagag AAAACTTCCAGTAAATATTTCTGAGGCAAAACCGCAGAAAAATGTacgtaaaaaaaaagaaaagacgaATACAGAAATCGAAATGGGCAAAACAAGTAAACGAACTGAAAATAAAGAGAAACAAACTAAACGGATTAGAAAGAGCATGGTGCCTGCGAAGAAAAAATTAGGAGTATTAAAACAGTGTGTGAGCAAAGATAAGAAAATAGTGAAACGAAAAAACAAGCTGCTTACTAAAAAATCTAAAATTGCGAACAGTGAGAGCATACGAACATAG
- the Ais gene encoding DExD-box helicase 52 isoform X1, producing the protein MDAYELFRKLSTGVKFDKKRFQTDAERFQLAKKKTENTLENEGKNADISYSPDSSSLPMKRKYNEVDEETENTDELILLNGISVPKDGSKVKSKKRKESLTEDKLLKLQQEKINQFRNQHRISVTGNRVVEPISKFIELSTVYHVPEQLINNVMNCGYVHPTPIQMQAMPVMLQGRQILACAPTGSGKTAAFLLPIIHHLGGPQKKGFRAVILSPTRELAKQTYRECVRLSEGYDFRVHIISKVNQALNKYGPKSSQKFDILITTPRRIIFLLNQDPPAISLNNVEWLIVDEADKLFEDGTRSFRDQLEEISKACTNENLRRAMFSATNTPVVTKWCRQNLKGLVTVTVGHRNAATDLVEQELLFVGAERGKLVALRNIIQKGVLPPVLVFVQSKERAQELFNELIYDGINVDVIHADRTQTQRDNVVRCFREGKIWVLICTELMARGIDFKGVNLVINYDFPPSAISYVHRIGRTGRAGHRGKAITFFTEQDTTNLRSIAAVMRESGCDVPDYMLAMKKHSKKERRKLERKAPAREKISTIPKFKRVRNKENKRKLPVNISEAKPQKNVRKKKEKTNTEIEMGKTSKRTENKEKQTKRIRKSMVPAKKKLGVLKQCVSKDKKIVKRKNKLLTKKSKIANSESIRT; encoded by the exons ATGGATGCATACGAACTTTTTCGAAAGCTTTCTACTGGCGTAAAATTTGACAAGAAGCGGTTTCAAACCGATGCAGAAAGATTTCAG ctTGCTAAAAAGAAAACTGAAAATACGCTTGAAAATGAGGGAAAAAATGCTGACATATCCTATAGCCCAGATTCTTCAAGTTTGCCAATGAAGAGGAAATACAATGAAGTTGATGAAGAAACAGAAAACACTGATGAGTTAATATTACTTAATGGAATATCTGTTCCTAAAGATGGAAGTAAAGTAAAGTCTAAAAAACGTAAAGAATCTCTAACTGAAGACAAGCTATTGAAGCTACAACAAGAAAag ATTAATCAATTTCGAAATCAACATCGTATCAGTGTTACAGGTAATAGAGTAGTTGAACCTATATCAAAATTTATAGAATTGTCAACAGTCTATCATGTACCTgaacaattaataaataatgttatGAATTGTGGCTATGTACATCCTACACCGATTCAGATGcaggctatgcctgttatgttgcaa GGAAGACAAATATTAGCTTGTGCTCCAACAGGATCTGGAAAGACAGCTGCTTTTTTATTGCCAATAATTCACCATTTAGGTGGACCACAGAAAAAAGGATTCAGAGCTGTTATTTTAAGTCCTACAAGAGAATTAGCTAAACAAACATATAGAGAATGTGTACGACTTAGTGAAGGATATGATTTCAGAGTTCATATTATAAGCAAAGTGAATCAGGCATTAAACAAATATGGACCTAAAAGTTCACAGAAATTTG ACATACTAATTACTACTCCAAGAAGgataatatttcttttaaatCAAGATCCTCCAGCTATTTCTTTGAACAA CGTTGAGTGGCTAATTGTAGATGAGGCAGATAAACTGTTTGAAGATGGAACCCGGAGCTTTAGAGATCAATTAGAAGAAATATCGAAAGCATGTACAAATGAAAATTTGCGAAGAGCGATGTTTAGCGCGACTAATACTCCTGTAGTAACAAAGTGGTGTCGACAAAACTTGAAGGGCCTTGTAACCGTCACCGTTGGTCACAG GAATGCTGCAACTGATTTAGTAGAACAAGAACTTCTATTTGTAGGAGCAGAAAGAGGGAAACTCGTAGCGCTCAGAAATATCATTCAAAAG GGAGTACTGCCACCTGTACTAGTGTTTGTACAAAGTAAAGAACGAGCTCAAGAACTATTTAATgaacttatatatgatggaattaATGTTGATGTTATTCATGCTGATAGAACACAGACGCAG CGAGACAATGTTGTTCGTTGCTTCAGAGAAGGGAAGATATGGGTATTGATATGTACAGAATTAATGGCAAGAGGTATTGACTTTAAAGGTGTAAACCTTGTCATTAACTACGATTTTCCACCATCTGCTATTTCTTACGTACACAGAATTG GTCGTACTGGCAGAGCTGGACATAGAGGAAAAGCGATTACCTTCTTTACCGAACAAGACACTACAAATTTGAGAAG TATAGCCGCGGTAATGCGAGAGTCTGGATGTGATGTTCCTGATTACATGTTAGCTATGAAAAAGCATAGTAAAAAGGAGAGACGGAAGCTCGAGCGTAAAGCTCCTGCTAGAGAAAAAATATCCACTATACCAAAGTTCAAGCGTGTGCGCAATAAAGAAAACAagag AAAACTTCCAGTAAATATTTCTGAGGCAAAACCGCAGAAAAATGTacgtaaaaaaaaagaaaagacgaATACAGAAATCGAAATGGGCAAAACAAGTAAACGAACTGAAAATAAAGAGAAACAAACTAAACGGATTAGAAAGAGCATGGTGCCTGCGAAGAAAAAATTAGGAGTATTAAAACAGTGTGTGAGCAAAGATAAGAAAATAGTGAAACGAAAAAACAAGCTGCTTACTAAAAAATCTAAAATTGCGAACAGTGAGAGCATACGAACATAG